The following are encoded together in the Eubacterium sp. 1001713B170207_170306_E7 genome:
- a CDS encoding DNA polymerase III subunit alpha: MESEFTHLHVHSEFSLLDGFGRIKQLVKEAKDLEMKSLALTDHGVLFGAVDFYKACLEEDIKPLIGCEVYVSPRRLDQKEGNIDTNPYHLVLLAENNDGYKNLMKIVSEGFIDGFYYKPRVDHEYLRKHHEGIICLSACIGGEIPRLIIEGQLQKANDICQLYQDIFGKGNFFLEIQDHRMQKEAQVNEVLVDFSRKYDIPLVATNDVHYVRKEDAEAHDVLLCIQTAASVDDEERMRFPNDEFYLKSSDEMSRLFIDVPEAIENTNKIAERCNVSFDLESAHLPEFELPEGEASAGDYLRKLCEAGLKVRYGELTPEIKERMDYELDVIHSMGFDNYFLVVWDFIKYAKDHDIMVGPGRGSAAGSLVAYGLDITTLDPLKYNLLFERFLNPERITMPDIDCDFCYERRQEVIDYVIRKYGADHVAQIITFGTMAARGAVRDVGRALNMPYNAVDKVAKEIPMHPGQNVTIEKALEENSELRKMKESDPEVSKLLDMAESMEGLARHASTHAAGVVISDKPLMEYVPLYRNGDMITTQFPMGLLEDLGLIKMDFLGLRTLTVIRDALENIKHSQGMDIDLDSINLEDPKVYKMLSKGDTLGVFQLESKGMIAFMRDLQPEHFEDIIAGISLYRPGPMDQIPRYIENKKSPEAITYLHPILEPILNVTYGCMVYQEQVMQIFRDVAGFTMGRSDLVRRAMSKKKIDVMDQEGEVFIHGEVDENGVPIIDGAVRRGVPESVAKQIYAEMKDFAKYAFNKSHAAAYAVIAYQTAWLKCYYPTEFMAALMSSVMDDEKKVSKYIEDCRKNDIKVLPPDVNVSYDKFSVKNNKICFGLGAIKGLGKNAIVSIVNARENEGPFKGFRDFCEKVDLKALNKRMVEGLIKGGAFDYTGSTRAQLLLGAERMVDQVQREKRDRLAGQISLLDFGGNSSLKEDFLPDVAPFTKEQRLALEKEVLGLYVTGHPLEKYENTLKEKTNLNSSMLDSYEDLRDSGIRDGGAVIIGGLIDDVKNQITRNGKLMAFMTLEDLYGRLEVVVFPNTLEKYRPLLTVDHAIIVRGKINYNEEMNVSVICEQVYPLSLKADMPQVKEEKAAYAPLDKKEKLVIHFTDFTQKPLLKEIKSVLMKTPGPIPVELHFQKEHKKFGADKNLWVTVCDELINNLEAILGQNKVEVLK; the protein is encoded by the coding sequence ATCGAATCTGAATTTACACATTTACATGTCCACAGTGAATTTAGCCTTTTAGATGGCTTTGGAAGAATTAAGCAGCTCGTGAAAGAAGCAAAGGATTTAGAAATGAAAAGTCTTGCGCTTACGGATCACGGGGTGCTTTTTGGTGCGGTCGATTTTTATAAGGCGTGCCTTGAGGAAGACATTAAACCCCTTATTGGCTGCGAGGTTTATGTTTCGCCCCGGCGTCTGGACCAGAAGGAAGGGAATATCGACACCAATCCTTACCATCTGGTACTGCTGGCTGAAAATAATGACGGCTACAAAAACCTGATGAAAATTGTATCCGAAGGCTTCATTGATGGATTTTATTATAAACCCAGGGTCGACCATGAATACTTAAGGAAGCACCATGAAGGCATCATCTGTTTGTCGGCCTGTATCGGCGGTGAGATTCCACGTTTGATCATTGAAGGGCAGCTTCAGAAGGCCAATGATATCTGCCAGCTTTACCAGGACATTTTCGGGAAAGGCAATTTTTTTCTCGAGATACAGGATCACCGGATGCAGAAGGAAGCCCAGGTCAATGAGGTACTGGTCGATTTTTCCAGGAAATACGATATTCCGCTGGTAGCAACCAATGATGTGCACTATGTCCGCAAAGAGGACGCCGAAGCCCACGACGTGTTGCTCTGTATCCAGACAGCCGCGTCTGTGGACGATGAAGAGCGGATGCGTTTCCCGAATGACGAATTTTATCTGAAATCCTCGGATGAGATGTCCCGGCTGTTTATAGATGTGCCGGAGGCCATTGAAAATACCAATAAAATTGCCGAGCGCTGTAATGTAAGCTTTGACCTTGAAAGCGCCCATTTACCGGAGTTTGAGCTGCCGGAGGGCGAAGCCTCCGCAGGCGATTATCTGAGAAAGCTCTGCGAAGCCGGCCTTAAGGTGCGTTATGGTGAGCTTACGCCTGAAATAAAAGAACGCATGGATTATGAACTGGACGTGATTCATTCCATGGGCTTTGACAATTATTTCCTGGTGGTCTGGGACTTTATCAAATACGCCAAGGATCATGACATCATGGTTGGGCCGGGCCGGGGATCCGCCGCGGGAAGCCTTGTGGCCTACGGGCTGGATATAACCACCCTGGACCCGCTGAAATACAATTTGCTGTTTGAACGTTTCTTAAATCCTGAACGGATCACCATGCCGGATATTGACTGCGATTTTTGCTATGAACGCCGGCAGGAAGTCATTGACTATGTTATCCGGAAATACGGCGCCGACCATGTGGCGCAGATTATCACCTTTGGTACCATGGCGGCGCGGGGCGCGGTGCGCGACGTGGGACGGGCCCTGAATATGCCCTATAATGCGGTGGATAAGGTCGCCAAGGAAATTCCAATGCACCCGGGACAGAACGTAACCATCGAAAAGGCTCTGGAGGAAAACAGCGAGCTGCGGAAGATGAAGGAAAGCGATCCCGAGGTCTCCAAGCTGCTGGACATGGCGGAGTCCATGGAAGGTCTGGCGCGTCATGCCTCCACCCATGCGGCTGGAGTGGTTATTTCAGATAAACCGCTGATGGAATATGTCCCGCTCTACAGAAACGGGGACATGATAACCACCCAGTTTCCCATGGGGCTTCTGGAGGATCTTGGACTTATCAAGATGGACTTCCTCGGGCTGCGGACCCTGACCGTTATCCGCGATGCCCTTGAAAATATAAAACACAGTCAGGGAATGGACATTGATCTGGACAGCATCAATCTCGAGGATCCCAAGGTTTACAAGATGCTGTCAAAGGGTGATACCCTTGGGGTATTCCAGCTTGAAAGCAAAGGGATGATCGCGTTTATGCGCGATCTTCAGCCAGAGCATTTCGAAGATATCATCGCCGGAATTTCGCTTTACCGCCCCGGACCGATGGATCAGATACCGCGATATATTGAAAATAAAAAGAGTCCTGAAGCCATCACGTACCTGCATCCGATTTTGGAGCCGATCCTGAACGTTACTTATGGCTGTATGGTTTATCAGGAACAGGTTATGCAGATATTCAGAGATGTGGCAGGCTTTACCATGGGCAGAAGCGACCTGGTCCGCCGTGCCATGTCGAAAAAGAAAATCGACGTCATGGACCAGGAAGGCGAGGTTTTTATCCACGGTGAGGTGGATGAAAACGGCGTGCCCATCATCGACGGCGCAGTGCGCCGGGGCGTGCCTGAGAGTGTGGCAAAACAGATTTACGCAGAGATGAAGGATTTTGCCAAGTACGCTTTTAATAAATCCCACGCCGCTGCTTATGCGGTTATCGCTTACCAGACGGCCTGGCTGAAATGCTATTATCCCACAGAATTTATGGCGGCGCTGATGTCCTCTGTTATGGATGACGAAAAAAAGGTATCTAAATATATTGAGGACTGCCGTAAAAATGACATCAAGGTGCTGCCGCCGGACGTGAATGTCAGCTATGATAAGTTCTCTGTGAAAAACAACAAAATATGCTTTGGCCTGGGCGCCATCAAGGGCCTTGGCAAAAATGCCATTGTATCAATTGTAAATGCCAGAGAAAACGAAGGGCCCTTCAAAGGGTTCCGGGATTTTTGTGAAAAGGTAGACCTGAAAGCGCTGAATAAGCGAATGGTTGAGGGCCTGATTAAAGGCGGCGCCTTTGACTATACAGGCAGTACCCGTGCCCAGCTTTTGCTCGGGGCCGAACGGATGGTAGACCAGGTACAGCGTGAAAAGCGCGACCGTCTGGCCGGCCAGATCTCGCTGTTGGATTTTGGCGGGAACAGCAGTCTGAAGGAGGACTTTCTGCCCGATGTCGCCCCCTTTACCAAGGAACAGCGCCTGGCGCTGGAAAAGGAAGTACTTGGCCTGTACGTTACCGGACATCCCCTTGAAAAGTATGAGAATACCTTAAAGGAAAAGACAAACCTTAACAGCAGTATGCTTGACAGCTATGAAGACTTAAGGGATTCTGGAATCCGGGACGGCGGCGCAGTGATCATCGGCGGACTTATCGACGATGTCAAAAACCAGATTACCCGCAACGGCAAGCTGATGGCATTTATGACACTGGAGGATTTGTACGGCCGCCTGGAGGTGGTGGTATTTCCCAATACATTGGAGAAGTACCGGCCGCTCCTGACCGTGGATCACGCGATAATTGTAAGAGGCAAAATAAACTATAATGAAGAAATGAACGTGTCTGTAATCTGTGAACAGGTTTATCCTTTAAGTCTGAAAGCGGATATGCCGCAGGTCAAAGAGGAAAAGGCCGCGTATGCCCCTTTGGATAAAAAGGAAAAGCTGGTCATTCATTTTACAGATTTTACACAAAAGCCCTTGCTAAAAGAAATCAAATCCGTTTTAATGAAAACACCGGGGCCGATACCGGTGGAGCTGCATTTTCAAAAGGAACATAAAAAATTTGGCGCAGACAAGAACCTTTGGGTAACAGTCTGTGATGAATTAATAAATAACCTGGAAGCGATTCTGGGGCAGAATAAAGTGGAGGTACTCAAATGA
- the pfkA gene encoding 6-phosphofructokinase codes for MKIGILTSGGDAPGMNAAIRAVVRTAIYHKIDVYGINRGYAGLLDKDISPLNVYSVADILQKGGTILRTSRSEFFPTEAGQKRAAEVLREYGIEHLIIIGGDGSLSGALALKKLGVSVVGIPGTIDNDFGASDFTIGFDTAVTTAIEAIGKIRDTTFSHNRINVVQVMGRTCGDIALYAGFSVGAEALIIPEIETNLEGICDRLLAGKDRGKLHSIVMLAEGCGSYRDYCKKIEELTQVTTKGTNLGYIQRGGSPSHFDRNLASFMGYKAVEAIVNDNTGNVVVQRKGEYIMVPLEEALETPKAFRKDMYKIAKILSI; via the coding sequence ATGAAAATTGGTATTTTAACGAGTGGTGGTGACGCACCAGGAATGAACGCGGCGATCCGGGCAGTTGTCCGGACAGCCATTTATCATAAAATTGATGTTTACGGCATCAATCGCGGCTACGCAGGCCTGCTGGATAAAGATATCAGCCCATTAAACGTCTATTCAGTCGCAGATATTCTGCAAAAGGGCGGGACCATTTTAAGAACCTCCAGAAGTGAGTTTTTCCCGACTGAGGCAGGACAGAAGCGTGCGGCGGAAGTTTTGAGAGAATATGGGATTGAGCACTTAATCATTATCGGCGGGGACGGCAGCCTGAGCGGTGCGCTGGCGCTGAAAAAGCTGGGCGTGAGCGTTGTGGGGATTCCTGGAACCATTGACAATGACTTTGGCGCCAGCGATTTCACCATTGGTTTTGACACAGCGGTGACCACAGCCATCGAAGCCATCGGAAAGATCCGTGACACCACCTTTTCCCACAACCGGATCAACGTGGTGCAGGTGATGGGACGCACCTGCGGAGATATTGCCCTGTACGCGGGCTTCTCTGTCGGCGCGGAGGCGCTGATCATCCCTGAAATTGAGACCAATCTTGAGGGCATCTGTGACCGGCTGCTGGCCGGCAAGGACCGTGGCAAGCTTCACAGCATTGTCATGCTGGCCGAGGGCTGCGGCAGTTACCGCGATTACTGTAAAAAAATCGAGGAATTGACACAGGTTACAACTAAAGGCACCAATTTAGGGTATATCCAAAGAGGTGGGTCGCCGTCTCATTTTGACCGTAATCTCGCGAGCTTTATGGGCTATAAAGCGGTAGAGGCGATCGTTAATGACAATACCGGAAATGTCGTGGTACAGCGCAAGGGCGAGTACATCATGGTTCCCCTTGAAGAAGCGCTGGAAACCCCGAAAGCTTTCCGTAAAGACATGTATAAAATTGCAAAGATCCTGTCGATTTAA
- the pyk gene encoding pyruvate kinase has translation MKKTKMVCTLGPASDSKEILTQMIQGGLNVARLNFSHGSHEEHAARIQRIKEVRKELSIPVALMLDTKGPEIRTGDLKEGKVTLETGNKIVLTSEQIEGGADRVSVSYEGLPEDLSVGNKILIDDGLIELNVERIEGTEIYCGIENGGVLGSKKSVNIPNVEINLPGLTPKDESDLIFGIKQKVDFVAASFVRKPQDVIAIRKVLENNGGGNIQIISKIENREGVEKIDRILAVSDGIMVARGDLGVEIPAEEVPLVQKSIIKKCNLLGKPVITATQMLDSMMRNPRPTRAEVGDVANAVFDGTDAVMLSGETAAGAYPVQAVETMANIVEKTERSEEYINRQKPEHGELTITNAVSEAAVQIAANLDATAIIAATSSGHTPRMLSKYRPECTILAVSDKVSTVRRLTLSWGVYCMYMPELRDTDSMVHDSVQAAVELGVVKIGDLAVVAAGVPLGVQGNTNMIKVHTVGNAIMSGTGIGDKPVTGYAKLISEDNASEFKEGDILVVKSLSPEISWILDKAAAIITEEGGLSSEGAIAGLHYNIPVIVGVEKALEIIGHGKLISIDPKRGMVYQGKVRMV, from the coding sequence ATGAAAAAAACAAAAATGGTGTGTACCCTTGGACCGGCATCGGATTCAAAAGAGATTTTAACACAGATGATCCAGGGCGGGCTGAACGTAGCGCGTTTAAACTTTTCCCACGGAAGCCATGAAGAGCACGCGGCAAGAATTCAGCGGATTAAGGAAGTGCGTAAGGAGCTGAGCATTCCGGTAGCGTTGATGCTGGACACAAAAGGGCCTGAAATTCGTACCGGGGACTTAAAGGAAGGCAAGGTCACCCTTGAAACAGGAAATAAAATCGTGCTGACCTCCGAACAGATCGAGGGAGGCGCAGACCGCGTCAGCGTAAGCTATGAAGGCTTGCCGGAAGACCTGTCTGTCGGAAATAAAATCCTGATTGACGACGGCCTGATCGAGCTGAATGTTGAACGCATCGAGGGAACCGAAATCTACTGCGGCATTGAAAACGGCGGTGTTTTGGGCTCTAAAAAAAGCGTGAATATTCCAAATGTCGAAATCAACCTTCCGGGGCTGACACCAAAGGATGAAAGTGACCTGATCTTCGGGATCAAGCAGAAGGTCGACTTTGTCGCAGCCTCCTTTGTGCGTAAACCCCAGGATGTCATTGCGATCCGTAAGGTTCTTGAAAACAACGGCGGCGGAAATATTCAGATTATCTCTAAGATTGAAAACCGCGAAGGCGTTGAGAAGATCGACCGTATTTTAGCGGTTTCTGATGGTATTATGGTTGCCAGAGGGGACCTCGGTGTAGAAATTCCAGCCGAAGAAGTGCCTCTGGTACAGAAGAGCATCATCAAAAAATGTAATCTTCTGGGCAAGCCGGTTATCACGGCCACACAGATGCTGGATTCCATGATGCGTAACCCGAGACCGACAAGAGCCGAAGTCGGCGATGTCGCCAACGCGGTATTTGACGGTACGGACGCGGTAATGCTTTCCGGTGAAACCGCAGCCGGAGCTTATCCGGTACAGGCGGTCGAAACCATGGCAAATATCGTGGAAAAGACCGAGCGCTCTGAAGAATATATTAACCGTCAAAAACCAGAACACGGTGAGCTTACCATTACCAATGCCGTGAGTGAAGCAGCAGTACAGATTGCGGCGAATCTGGACGCGACAGCCATTATCGCGGCCACCTCTTCCGGTCATACACCGCGTATGCTGTCCAAATACCGTCCTGAATGCACAATTTTGGCTGTCAGCGATAAAGTATCCACGGTCCGCCGTTTAACCCTTTCCTGGGGCGTTTACTGTATGTATATGCCAGAGCTCCGGGATACCGACTCCATGGTCCACGACTCAGTACAGGCAGCCGTAGAGCTGGGCGTTGTCAAGATTGGCGATCTGGCCGTTGTGGCGGCCGGCGTGCCGCTTGGCGTACAGGGCAATACCAATATGATCAAAGTCCATACTGTGGGCAATGCGATCATGAGCGGTACCGGTATCGGCGATAAGCCTGTGACTGGCTATGCGAAGCTGATCAGCGAGGATAATGCCTCCGAGTTCAAGGAAGGGGATATTCTGGTTGTTAAATCCCTGTCGCCTGAAATTTCCTGGATTCTGGACAAAGCGGCAGCCATCATCACTGAGGAAGGTGGCCTGAGCTCAGAGGGCGCCATCGCGGGATTACACTACAATATTCCGGTTATAGTCGGGGTTGAAAAGGCCCTTGAAATTATCGGGCACGGCAAGCTGATCTCCATCGATCCGAAGCGCGGCATGGTCTATCAGGGTAAGGTGCGCATGGTTTAA
- a CDS encoding hemolysin family protein produces MDSSSLIMMFVLALLILMSAYFSATETAFSTFNKIRMKNMAAEDNKKAALVLNISKDYDKMLSTILIGNNIVNITSASLATVLFTKYFGDLGVTVSTVVMTVLVLIFGEISPKSMAKEHPEKFSIFSAPILNFFIYLLTPLTFIFSQWKRLLSKFLKSTDGPSITDEELKTIVDEAQSEGVLDAHEGELIRSAIEFDDLSAGDIAIPRVDITAIDLEETPLDEIERLFLTTGYSRLPVYIKSIDNIVGMIHEKDFHTLINHDIPSIQGIVADVVYASENMKISTLLRLLQKSKTHMAIVADEFGGTFGLVTLEDILEELVGDIWDEHDQIVEVFKPLDDQTTLVSCHANLIDMFEYFNIPFQNKDLDSNTVNGWVVDLLGHIPKVGDTFCYENLTVTITKASLKCVLEIKVVRLEEDLPAEA; encoded by the coding sequence ATGGACAGTAGCAGTCTCATAATGATGTTTGTGCTCGCACTGCTTATTTTAATGTCGGCTTATTTTTCAGCCACCGAAACGGCCTTTTCAACCTTTAACAAAATCCGCATGAAAAACATGGCGGCTGAAGACAATAAAAAAGCTGCGCTTGTGTTAAACATCAGCAAAGACTACGACAAAATGCTCTCAACCATTCTCATCGGCAACAATATTGTGAATATTACCTCGGCATCGCTGGCAACCGTCCTTTTCACCAAATATTTCGGTGACCTGGGCGTGACGGTCTCCACCGTGGTAATGACCGTTCTCGTTTTGATTTTTGGGGAAATCTCCCCCAAGAGCATGGCGAAAGAGCACCCTGAGAAATTTTCTATTTTTTCAGCGCCGATATTAAATTTTTTTATTTATCTTTTAACGCCCCTGACCTTTATCTTTTCCCAGTGGAAAAGACTGCTCTCAAAGTTTCTCAAATCCACAGACGGCCCCAGCATTACCGACGAAGAGCTGAAAACCATTGTGGACGAAGCCCAAAGCGAAGGGGTGCTGGATGCGCATGAGGGCGAGCTGATCCGCTCCGCCATCGAGTTCGACGATCTCAGCGCCGGGGACATCGCCATTCCCAGAGTCGACATTACCGCCATCGACCTTGAAGAAACACCTCTGGACGAAATCGAACGCCTCTTTTTAACCACCGGTTATTCCAGACTCCCGGTCTATATCAAAAGCATTGACAATATCGTCGGCATGATCCATGAGAAGGATTTTCATACACTGATCAACCATGATATTCCCTCCATTCAGGGCATTGTGGCCGATGTGGTATACGCCAGCGAAAACATGAAGATCTCTACCCTGCTGCGGCTGCTGCAAAAGTCCAAAACTCACATGGCCATTGTCGCCGACGAGTTCGGCGGTACCTTTGGACTGGTCACCCTTGAGGATATCCTTGAGGAGCTGGTGGGCGATATCTGGGACGAGCACGATCAGATCGTGGAGGTTTTCAAACCCCTGGATGATCAGACCACCCTGGTTTCCTGCCATGCCAACCTCATTGATATGTTTGAATATTTCAATATCCCGTTTCAAAACAAAGACCTTGATTCCAATACGGTTAACGGCTGGGTGGTTGATCTGCTTGGCCATATACCAAAGGTCGGCGACACCTTTTGCTATGAAAACCTCACCGTCACCATCACAAAGGCCAGCTTAAAGTGCGTTCTGGAAATTAAAGTCGTGCGCCTTGAAGAGGATTTGCCGGCAGAGGCATAA
- a CDS encoding ATP-binding protein: protein MQMTYRGRMIVYNIALFIATFIIVIFCVIQGVTYYYINQAKDRLGVMSQDAVLYIGQELKAASSESADETRYIDNSLAFSKSIAQLENSRVILFDAAGNAIADSVSIPDNQFLSNEIELSRQKDSPVMTLKNIDHVSVLYYVSPIRIDNNFLGYIGFIYSLDNMDSFLSLCTLLFVIGGILGLTILVVVTLSFSKHFVQPIKDLTRISSEINKGNYNVMVHYSRDDEIGDLTQVFNKMSQNVNNVILQLESERKRLASVLASLDDGLLAIDKEGNIITSNSYIKTYFNVSNPKTIYDFQYQSFLRDMFDDLKNGKDHISEEIDCNDRNLLIIGSPIREAGYEENYMIIIRNVTATKQFQNEQKKFISSVSHELRTPLTTIIGYTDMLTRRQVVDPEILNRSLTTINREGHRLLRLVDDLLNVNQFDKIEFDVKKANLDLHALLIDVVDQMQIKSGQNDIEINYKSDENLPEILGDYDRLQQLFINVLHNAIKYSDKGDIIDVVSTREDGNIVVSIRDYGVGISDVEKNRIFNAFYRVDEDRARSEGEGGAGLGLYLVKQIVEKHNGSIRVDSQVGEGTNVIVTLPVIEKALAGGEENEKE from the coding sequence ATGCAAATGACCTACCGGGGGCGAATGATTGTTTACAACATCGCCCTCTTTATCGCGACCTTTATCATTGTTATTTTCTGCGTTATCCAAGGGGTTACCTACTACTATATCAACCAGGCAAAGGATCGTCTTGGTGTCATGAGCCAGGATGCGGTGCTCTACATCGGGCAGGAGCTCAAGGCCGCCTCCTCCGAATCGGCCGACGAAACCCGCTATATCGACAACAGTCTGGCCTTCAGCAAAAGCATCGCCCAGCTTGAAAACAGCCGGGTCATTCTTTTTGACGCGGCCGGCAACGCCATCGCCGACTCGGTCTCCATCCCTGATAACCAGTTCCTCAGCAATGAAATCGAGCTCTCACGCCAAAAGGACAGCCCGGTTATGACCCTGAAAAACATTGACCACGTCAGTGTTCTTTATTATGTGTCGCCAATCCGGATTGACAATAATTTCCTTGGCTATATCGGTTTTATCTATTCCCTGGACAATATGGATTCCTTCCTCAGCCTGTGCACACTTTTGTTTGTTATCGGCGGGATTCTTGGGCTGACCATTCTGGTAGTGGTTACCCTGTCCTTTTCAAAGCATTTTGTCCAGCCCATCAAGGATCTGACCCGTATCTCAAGCGAGATCAACAAGGGGAACTACAACGTCATGGTGCACTACAGCCGGGATGATGAAATCGGGGATCTCACCCAGGTTTTTAATAAAATGTCACAGAACGTCAACAATGTGATCCTTCAGCTGGAGTCCGAGCGCAAGCGCCTCGCCAGTGTTCTGGCCTCTCTTGACGACGGCTTGCTGGCCATTGACAAAGAGGGCAACATCATCACGTCCAACTCCTATATAAAGACCTATTTTAACGTGTCCAACCCCAAAACGATCTATGACTTCCAGTACCAGTCCTTCCTCCGGGACATGTTCGATGACCTCAAAAACGGCAAGGACCATATATCTGAGGAAATTGACTGCAATGACCGCAACCTGCTGATTATCGGCAGCCCTATCCGGGAAGCGGGTTATGAAGAAAACTATATGATCATCATCCGTAACGTCACTGCCACCAAGCAGTTCCAGAACGAGCAGAAGAAATTCATCAGCTCTGTTTCCCACGAGCTGCGGACGCCGCTGACCACCATTATCGGCTACACCGACATGCTCACCCGGAGACAGGTCGTCGACCCGGAAATTCTGAACCGCTCCTTAACGACCATCAACCGCGAAGGCCACCGCCTGCTGCGCCTTGTCGACGATTTGCTGAATGTGAACCAGTTTGATAAAATCGAGTTTGACGTCAAAAAGGCCAATCTGGACCTGCATGCCCTGCTCATCGACGTTGTGGATCAAATGCAGATCAAATCCGGCCAAAACGATATTGAAATCAACTATAAATCCGATGAAAACCTGCCGGAAATACTCGGAGACTACGACCGGCTTCAGCAGCTTTTCATCAACGTCCTGCACAACGCCATCAAATACTCCGACAAAGGGGATATTATCGACGTGGTTTCCACGCGTGAGGATGGCAACATCGTCGTCTCAATCCGCGACTACGGGGTTGGTATCTCCGATGTGGAAAAGAATCGCATCTTCAATGCCTTCTACCGCGTAGATGAAGACCGCGCCCGCAGCGAAGGCGAGGGCGGCGCCGGACTTGGCCTGTACCTGGTAAAACAGATTGTTGAAAAGCACAACGGCTCTATCCGCGTCGACAGTCAGGTCGGCGAAGGGACTAATGTGATCGTAACCCTGCCTGTTATTGAAAAAGCACTTGCCGGAGGTGAAGAAAATGAAAAAGAATAG
- a CDS encoding response regulator transcription factor: MNEKILVVDDEAAIVDLIKMELDFEGYQVETAYDGQEAIEKAQNFEPDLIVLDIMLPKVNGYDVCKTLTPMMDVPIILLTAKTDIIDKVLGLELGADDYLTKPFDNRELLARIKAHLRRATKAPAAKKTDAVIKNGPLSIMPDERTVLLDGEEVHLTPKEFDLLYLLASNLEQVFPRDTLLEKIWGYDYYGDTRTVDMHVQRIRRKIDTQPNKFIQTVFGIGYKMRKI; the protein is encoded by the coding sequence ATGAACGAAAAAATTTTAGTTGTCGATGACGAAGCCGCTATCGTAGATTTAATCAAAATGGAGCTTGACTTTGAGGGCTATCAGGTAGAGACTGCCTACGATGGCCAGGAAGCCATTGAAAAGGCCCAAAACTTTGAGCCGGACCTCATTGTCCTGGACATCATGCTGCCAAAGGTCAATGGCTATGATGTCTGCAAAACCCTGACACCCATGATGGATGTTCCCATCATTCTCCTGACCGCCAAAACCGATATTATTGACAAGGTTCTGGGACTTGAGCTGGGCGCCGACGATTACCTGACCAAGCCCTTTGACAACCGTGAGCTTCTGGCCCGTATCAAGGCCCATCTGCGCCGCGCCACCAAGGCTCCGGCCGCCAAAAAGACCGATGCCGTGATCAAAAATGGGCCGCTCAGCATCATGCCGGATGAACGGACGGTTCTGCTCGACGGTGAGGAAGTGCACCTGACACCAAAGGAATTCGATCTTCTGTACCTGCTGGCCTCCAACCTCGAACAGGTTTTCCCCCGGGATACCCTGCTGGAAAAAATCTGGGGCTATGATTATTACGGCGACACCCGCACGGTTGACATGCATGTCCAGCGTATCCGCCGTAAAATTGACACCCAGCCCAATAAATTTATCCAAACCGTTTTTGGGATCGGATATAAAATGAGGAAAATCTGA
- a CDS encoding ATP-binding protein, translating into MKKILGPLRRAVEKYEMIRPGDRIAVGLSGGKDSTALLVAMKRFQYFSPVPFELEGITLDMGFGGMDFEPLIQLCAGLDIPYTIKKTQIGPIVFEARQEKNPCALCARMKRGALHDLAIERGCRKIALGHHADDAIETFFLSLFYEGRINTFSPVTYLDRKDITLIRPLIFVKEKDIIYNPEVKELPVIKSTCPADGHTKREDMKDMMKALRKTIPELDDRILKAIQNKEQFHLWF; encoded by the coding sequence ATGAAAAAGATCCTCGGACCTTTAAGAAGAGCAGTTGAAAAATACGAAATGATACGCCCCGGCGACCGCATCGCGGTGGGCCTGTCCGGCGGTAAGGACAGCACCGCGCTACTGGTTGCCATGAAGCGTTTTCAATATTTCTCACCAGTTCCCTTTGAACTGGAGGGTATCACCCTGGACATGGGCTTTGGCGGCATGGACTTTGAACCGCTGATCCAGCTCTGCGCCGGGCTGGACATTCCCTACACCATCAAAAAAACACAGATCGGCCCCATTGTTTTTGAGGCCCGTCAGGAAAAAAATCCCTGTGCCCTCTGTGCCCGGATGAAACGCGGCGCGCTTCACGATCTGGCCATTGAACGGGGCTGCCGCAAAATCGCCCTCGGTCATCACGCCGATGACGCCATCGAAACCTTTTTCCTGAGCCTGTTTTATGAAGGCCGCATCAATACCTTCTCGCCGGTAACCTACCTGGACCGGAAAGACATTACCCTGATCCGTCCCTTAATTTTTGTTAAGGAAAAGGATATAATCTATAACCCCGAGGTAAAGGAACTGCCGGTTATCAAGAGCACCTGTCCCGCCGACGGCCATACCAAACGCGAGGACATGAAGGATATGATGAAGGCGCTCCGAAAAACCATTCCCGAGCTGGATGACCGCATCCTGAAGGCCATCCAGAATAAGGAACAGTTCCACCTGTGGTTCTGA